From the genome of Pelobates fuscus isolate aPelFus1 chromosome 6, aPelFus1.pri, whole genome shotgun sequence, one region includes:
- the LOC134566111 gene encoding putative tyrosine carboxypeptidase MATCAP2, which produces MEPDFPLTARSIRLTTRPVNAKVNLSVPIPKTRNPSISSSRNVSVNVSQKVLTGKTKNDSGRKYVLSSLTEGKVSQVSTLPLSPKKNLSGPTSNTRDSSNCSKMISANERQKVFTKRTKIDSEKKHVLPSLTQEKEHITKNEYINLVGMKPSNFKREKDRFFKSNFMYNPQFDFGKPPLPSASVQHSQASNRFLQVAINIIQNTLKKYKNYENYEQVTGGNLLTTKQIYQQARKYMETEGCQGEIAVNITEDVVSQASMGTVKRQPTMTINVSMAREQWLQGTLRHEIGTHYFRTVNNSKQPWNNSKGREKYGLEPANPTEEGLATIHSLLFHPDPDLCRVALLYYTIYQASSMSFSELFEHLKIFVKDPDARWYYCVRAKRGQTDTSQPGCCNKDQVYLEGVLHILRHRHAIDFKLLMAMGKVSYLDVNRLKKVAMLSKPRIPNFLKDRNQYMMRLEKIMQVNKLTDTVLRKLVD; this is translated from the exons ATGGAGCCTGACTTCCCACTGACAGCACGTAGCATACGTCTGACAACCAGACCTGTTAATGCCAAAGTTAACCTATCGGTTCCTATCCCCAAAACAAGGAACCCCAGCATAAGCTCTTCCAGGAATGTTTCAGTCAATGTAAGCCAGAAAGTGCTCACAGGCAAAACAAAAAATGATTCTGGGAGAAAATATGTCTTATCCAGCTTGACTGAAGGTAAAGTGTCGCAAGTCTCCACACTGCCACTTTCTCCTAAAAAGAACCTTTCAGGTCCTACCTCCAACACACGGGATTCCAGTAACTGCTCAaagatgatttcagccaatgagAGACAGAAGGTGTTCACAAAAAGAACAAAAATCGATTCTGAGAAGAAACATGTCTTACCCAGCTTGACTCAAG AGAAGGAACACATTACTAAGAATGAGTATATTAATTTGGTTGGAATGAAGCCATCAAATTTTAAAAGAGAAAAGGATAGATTTTTCAAATCAAACTTTATGTACAACCCTCAGTTTGACTTTGGTAAACCTCCCCTGCCATCTGCCTCAGTCCAGCACAGCCAGGCTTCCAATAGATTTCTGCAAGTGGCTATTAATATCATACAAAACAcactcaaaaaatataaaaattatgaaaACTATGAACAAGTCACAGGAGGAAATCTTCTAACAACGAAGCAGATCTATCAGCAAGCACGCAAATACATGGAGACTGAAGGTTGTCAAGGGGAGATCGCTGTTAATATCACTGAAGATGTAGTTTCACAAGCCTCTATGGGAACTGTGAAAAGGCAACCTACAATGACAATAAATGTCTCTATGGCACGAGAACAGTGGCTacaagggacactgagacatgagaTTGGAACTCATTATTTTAGAACTGTCAACAACAGTAAACAGCCATGGAATAACAGCAAAGGTCGAGAAAAGTATGGTCTGGAACCAGCAAATCCAACTGAGGAAGGACTGGCAACCATCCACAGCCTTTTATTTCATCCTGATCCCGATTTGTGCAGAGTTGCCCTATTGTACTATACTATCTACCAAGCAAGCTCTATGTCCTTCAGTGAACTATTTGAGCATTTGAAAATATTTGTCAAAGACCCAGATGCCAGGTGGTATTATTGTGTACGAGCAAAGAGGGGCCAGACAGACACATCACAGCCAGGATGTTGTAATAAGGATCAGGTGTACCTTGAAGGTGTTCTACACATCCTAAGGCACAGGCATGCCATAGATTTCAAGCTTTTAATGGCAATGGGAAAGGTTTCCTATTTGGATGTAAACCGTCTTAAAAAGGTTGCCATGCTCAGCAAGCCGAGGATCCCTAATTTTCTCAAGGACAGGAACCAGTACATGATGCGTCTGGAAAAGATAATGCAAGtcaacaaactaacagacacCGTACTAAGAAAGCTTGTCGATTGA